A window of the Flavobacterium sangjuense genome harbors these coding sequences:
- a CDS encoding DNA polymerase III subunit has product MQFSDILGQDYIKNHLVKSALSGRIPHAQLFVGPEGCGTLAMAIAYAQFVLCNNQGQENSGGNESCNLKFQSLSHPDLHFVYPNVTNDDVKTKPKSADFIMDWREFVLKNPYGSLFDWYKHLGVQNKQGEIRVEDAQDILKSLALKSYEGGYKIMIVWMADKMNIAASNKLLKLLEEPPEKTLFLLISENEEDIIQTIRSRCQVLHFGALPEAEISKALKANYFLDDSSATKVAHQAQGNYNKALHIVKNDTEDFPFEKWFVAWVRAAFSAKKNASAIQDLILWSEEIAGLGREGQKQFLNYCIVMFRQALMHNYETKNLVYVEPQVENFTFDKFAPFVNGNNINAIFNELSDAIYHIERNGNAKIILTDLSIKLTRLIHKT; this is encoded by the coding sequence ATGCAGTTTTCAGATATTCTTGGTCAGGATTACATAAAAAATCATCTCGTAAAAAGCGCGTTGTCGGGAAGAATTCCGCACGCACAATTGTTTGTTGGCCCAGAAGGTTGTGGCACTTTAGCCATGGCAATTGCTTATGCACAATTTGTTTTATGTAATAATCAAGGACAGGAAAATAGCGGCGGAAACGAAAGTTGCAATCTAAAGTTTCAATCGCTTTCACATCCTGATTTGCATTTTGTATATCCAAATGTGACTAATGACGATGTGAAAACAAAACCAAAAAGTGCCGATTTTATTATGGATTGGCGTGAGTTTGTTTTGAAAAATCCGTATGGAAGTTTGTTTGATTGGTACAAACATTTGGGCGTTCAGAACAAACAAGGTGAAATTCGTGTGGAGGATGCGCAGGATATTTTAAAATCTTTAGCCTTGAAATCATACGAAGGCGGTTATAAAATTATGATCGTTTGGATGGCGGACAAAATGAACATTGCTGCGTCCAATAAATTATTAAAATTGTTGGAAGAACCGCCTGAAAAAACATTGTTCCTGCTGATTTCTGAAAACGAAGAAGATATTATTCAAACCATTCGTTCACGATGTCAAGTGCTTCATTTTGGTGCATTGCCCGAAGCCGAAATTTCGAAAGCGTTAAAAGCCAACTATTTTTTAGACGATTCTTCAGCAACAAAGGTAGCACATCAGGCACAGGGAAATTATAATAAAGCGCTTCACATTGTGAAAAATGACACTGAAGATTTTCCTTTTGAAAAATGGTTTGTTGCCTGGGTCCGAGCTGCTTTCAGCGCAAAAAAAAATGCCTCAGCTATTCAGGATTTAATTTTATGGAGTGAAGAAATTGCTGGTTTGGGTCGCGAAGGACAAAAGCAGTTTTTGAATTATTGTATAGTGATGTTCCGTCAGGCTTTGATGCATAATTATGAAACCAAAAACCTGGTTTATGTTGAGCCGCAAGTGGAAAATTTTACTTTTGATAAATTTGCTCCATTTGTAAATGGCAATAATATTAATGCGATTTTCAATGAGCTTTCAGATGCGATTTATCATATTGAACGCAACGGAAATGCCAAAATTATATTAACTGATTTATCTATAAAACTTACTCGATTAATCCATAAAACTTAA
- a CDS encoding DoxX family protein, whose amino-acid sequence MTNTASILVLLFLAVTFVQSAYDKIFGWQGNIDWLKGHFANTSLLKNNVALALGTILILELITGVLTLVGCVELLINGGRTFGFYGAVFSCITLILLLLGQRLAKDYDGARTIAIYFVPAVLAVFWLS is encoded by the coding sequence ATGACTAATACAGCTTCGATACTTGTTTTACTTTTTCTTGCGGTAACTTTTGTACAGTCGGCCTATGATAAAATTTTTGGCTGGCAAGGAAATATTGACTGGCTCAAAGGACATTTTGCTAATACTTCCTTATTAAAAAATAATGTTGCTCTTGCTCTTGGAACTATTTTAATTCTTGAACTAATAACCGGTGTTTTAACTTTGGTTGGTTGTGTCGAATTATTGATTAATGGCGGGAGAACATTTGGTTTTTATGGCGCTGTTTTTTCGTGTATTACTTTGATATTATTGCTCTTAGGACAACGCTTAGCCAAGGATTATGATGGTGCGCGAACGATTGCTATTTATTTTGTTCCGGCAGTTTTGGCTGTTTTTTGGTTGAGCTAA
- a CDS encoding helix-turn-helix domain-containing protein, protein MELSAEANYVLRFINQTNRSIFLTGKAGTGKTTLLKEIIKSTHKNCVVVAPTGIAALNAGGVTIHSMFQLPFGGFIPDNSTPQFLENSKFETKATLRRHFKMSGLKKSVIQNMELLIIDEVSMLRSDLMDAIDFMLQSVRRKNLPFGGVQVLFIGDLLQLPPIIRDEEWRTLRTYYKGKFFFHSHVIQQNPPLYIELSKIFRQTDEQFISVLNNLRNNQISQSDIQILNQFVQPNFDLKANKGYITLTTHNVKADSINSQSLLDLKGKSKVYEALIVGDFPDKIYPLEEKLELKVGAQVMFIKNDLSFDKNYFNGKMGVIKSLSDEEIMVHFPEENKTIEVERYEWQNIRYYVDENTKEINEEVLGTFTHYPIKLAWAITVHKSQGLTFDKAALDVSQVFLPGQAYVALSRLRSLNGLVLLSPLQMNGISSDQDVMEYAENKATEALLENSLKQETRNFIHNYLKSSFDWTDLAQEWRNHQFSYNENSELSAKSKHAVWAKKQTEFIESLLDPSRKFIAQLNTLFKDGEVDFEFVYERIQAAYSYFLQPLDNLVYEILWKIEEVIRIKKVKAFYDELVVLEALQVKAVLQLMKAKLLIETVVKGETISKEKLSSEAIKFYKIRKLETIREEFKNLNVTLIEDEVDLERYTKKKKTVKEPKKSTVQETYELWLEKNSIKEIAAIRKLTTQTIGGHIAKLIETETIAITDVLPEEKIQELAKAFKGYKEETLNGLKEQYGDKFTWDELKMFKASL, encoded by the coding sequence ATGGAACTCTCTGCCGAAGCAAACTATGTTTTACGATTTATTAACCAAACCAATCGCTCTATTTTCCTTACTGGAAAAGCTGGAACAGGAAAAACTACGCTTCTTAAAGAGATAATTAAATCAACACACAAAAACTGTGTGGTCGTTGCCCCAACAGGAATTGCCGCATTAAACGCTGGCGGAGTTACCATTCACTCAATGTTTCAATTGCCTTTCGGCGGATTTATTCCCGATAATTCTACACCTCAGTTTTTAGAGAATTCTAAATTTGAAACCAAAGCAACGCTACGCAGACATTTCAAAATGAGCGGATTGAAGAAATCGGTCATTCAAAATATGGAATTGCTGATCATTGACGAAGTCAGTATGTTGCGTTCCGATTTGATGGATGCCATCGATTTTATGTTGCAATCCGTCCGAAGAAAAAACCTTCCTTTTGGTGGAGTTCAGGTTCTTTTTATTGGCGATTTATTGCAATTACCGCCCATAATTCGTGACGAAGAATGGAGAACATTGCGAACTTATTACAAAGGCAAATTCTTTTTTCATTCGCATGTCATTCAACAAAACCCACCATTGTATATCGAATTGTCTAAAATTTTTCGTCAAACCGATGAGCAGTTTATTTCGGTTTTGAATAATTTAAGAAACAATCAGATTTCGCAAAGCGATATTCAAATTCTGAATCAATTTGTGCAACCAAATTTTGATTTAAAAGCCAATAAAGGCTATATCACTTTAACGACGCACAATGTCAAAGCTGATTCTATAAATTCGCAATCATTACTCGATTTAAAAGGAAAATCTAAAGTCTATGAAGCATTAATTGTTGGTGATTTTCCGGATAAAATTTATCCATTAGAAGAAAAATTAGAACTAAAAGTCGGAGCACAAGTCATGTTTATCAAAAACGATTTGTCTTTTGATAAAAATTATTTCAACGGAAAAATGGGCGTTATCAAATCGCTATCTGATGAAGAAATCATGGTTCACTTTCCAGAAGAAAACAAAACTATAGAAGTGGAACGATACGAATGGCAAAACATTCGCTATTATGTAGATGAAAACACCAAAGAAATCAATGAAGAAGTACTCGGAACATTTACGCATTATCCGATAAAATTAGCCTGGGCAATAACCGTCCATAAAAGTCAGGGATTGACATTTGACAAAGCAGCACTCGATGTTTCGCAGGTTTTTCTTCCCGGACAAGCCTATGTAGCACTTTCGCGATTACGCTCTTTAAATGGCTTGGTTTTGCTTTCTCCGTTGCAGATGAATGGTATTTCAAGCGACCAAGACGTGATGGAATATGCCGAAAATAAAGCTACCGAAGCACTTTTGGAAAATTCCTTGAAGCAGGAAACCAGAAATTTTATTCATAACTATCTAAAATCCAGTTTCGATTGGACAGATTTGGCTCAGGAATGGCGCAATCATCAGTTTAGTTATAACGAAAATTCAGAACTATCGGCCAAATCAAAACATGCTGTTTGGGCGAAAAAGCAAACCGAATTTATTGAGAGTCTTTTAGATCCATCCCGAAAATTTATTGCGCAATTGAATACGCTTTTCAAAGACGGTGAAGTCGATTTTGAATTTGTTTACGAAAGAATTCAAGCCGCTTATTCTTATTTTTTACAACCGTTGGATAATTTGGTTTATGAAATTCTTTGGAAAATAGAAGAAGTAATACGGATAAAAAAAGTCAAAGCATTTTATGATGAATTAGTGGTTTTGGAAGCGCTGCAAGTCAAAGCAGTTTTACAATTAATGAAAGCCAAATTGCTAATAGAAACAGTCGTGAAAGGCGAAACAATCTCTAAAGAAAAGCTGTCTTCCGAAGCGATTAAATTCTATAAAATCAGAAAACTGGAAACCATTCGGGAAGAATTTAAAAATCTAAACGTGACTTTAATTGAAGATGAAGTCGATTTAGAACGCTATACTAAAAAGAAAAAAACAGTCAAGGAACCCAAAAAATCAACTGTTCAGGAAACTTATGAATTGTGGTTGGAAAAGAATTCAATTAAAGAAATTGCCGCAATTCGAAAACTTACAACCCAAACAATTGGCGGGCATATTGCCAAACTTATAGAAACAGAAACTATTGCAATTACGGATGTTTTGCCGGAAGAAAAAATCCAGGAATTAGCCAAAGCTTTTAAAGGTTATAAAGAAGAAACCCTCAACGGATTGAAAGAACAATATGGAGATAAATTCACTTGGGATGAACTAAAAATGTTTAAAGCGAGTTTGTAA
- a CDS encoding OmpH family outer membrane protein, giving the protein MKKTVILFAIAIAIISCNKTTEVKEFKTAYVDTSKLMEESIEAKDIEAKYKDKSKVMGNQLEAEVTRFKSEAANFKKNAQANGQAWAQQKGAELSQREQQLSYAQQAMLQQLQQESGAEMDSLVIGYRKMLKEYGKEKGYDYIYGSGEASPSILYAKDNYDITKEIVKMVNDKYKAAGKKEEAPKEEKK; this is encoded by the coding sequence ATTAAAAAAACAGTTATCCTTTTTGCAATTGCAATTGCAATCATCTCCTGCAATAAAACAACAGAAGTAAAAGAATTTAAAACCGCATACGTCGATACTTCAAAATTAATGGAAGAATCTATAGAAGCGAAAGACATCGAAGCTAAATACAAAGATAAATCCAAAGTAATGGGGAATCAGTTAGAAGCTGAAGTGACTCGTTTTAAATCGGAAGCAGCAAATTTTAAGAAAAATGCACAGGCAAATGGACAAGCTTGGGCACAACAAAAAGGTGCTGAATTGTCGCAAAGAGAACAACAATTAAGCTATGCCCAACAAGCAATGCTTCAACAATTGCAACAAGAAAGTGGTGCAGAAATGGATTCTTTAGTTATTGGTTACAGAAAAATGCTGAAAGAATACGGTAAAGAAAAAGGATACGATTATATTTATGGATCAGGCGAAGCTTCACCATCAATTTTATATGCAAAAGACAACTATGATATTACTAAAGAAATAGTCAAAATGGTTAATGATAAATATAAAGCTGCCGGGAAAAAAGAAGAAGCACCAAAAGAAGAGAAGAAATAA
- a CDS encoding class I SAM-dependent methyltransferase, giving the protein MSFQNNIFFQKVRDYSVSKEIFELHHNPEYDLLITFPKPSLEKLPSYYESEDYISHTDGKRSLFERMYHLIKNIALKNKVKLINVQSEKGRLLDIGAGTGDFLVVAKNDGWETTGIEPSAKAKAIAINKGVNFVDNLSDLESHSFDVITMWHVLEHVPNLDEYILELKRLVKPTGTILIAVPNFKSFDANYYGKFWAAFDVPRHIWHFSKTAIDKLFAEKEMKLVEVLPMKFDSFYVSLLSEKYKTGKMNFIKAFFVGLKSNLSAKQTKEHSSHIYIIKSK; this is encoded by the coding sequence ATGAGTTTTCAAAACAATATTTTTTTTCAAAAAGTTAGAGACTATTCTGTTTCAAAAGAAATTTTTGAATTGCACCACAATCCGGAATATGATTTATTGATCACATTTCCAAAACCATCTTTAGAGAAATTACCAAGCTATTACGAAAGTGAAGATTATATTTCTCATACAGATGGTAAGCGCTCCTTGTTTGAAAGAATGTATCATTTGATAAAAAACATTGCGCTTAAAAACAAGGTAAAATTAATCAATGTGCAATCTGAAAAAGGAAGACTTTTAGACATTGGAGCAGGAACGGGAGATTTTTTAGTTGTGGCCAAAAATGATGGCTGGGAAACAACCGGAATCGAACCAAGTGCAAAAGCAAAAGCAATTGCTATAAATAAAGGAGTGAATTTTGTTGACAATCTTTCCGATTTAGAAAGCCATTCTTTTGATGTAATTACGATGTGGCATGTTTTAGAACACGTTCCAAATCTTGATGAATATATTTTAGAATTAAAAAGATTAGTAAAACCAACCGGAACTATTTTGATAGCAGTTCCAAATTTTAAATCTTTTGATGCAAATTATTACGGAAAATTTTGGGCAGCTTTTGATGTGCCAAGACACATTTGGCATTTTTCAAAAACAGCAATTGATAAATTGTTTGCAGAAAAAGAAATGAAATTAGTTGAAGTACTTCCAATGAAATTTGATAGTTTTTATGTGAGCTTATTATCCGAAAAATACAAAACCGGAAAAATGAATTTCATCAAAGCTTTTTTTGTTGGATTGAAATCAAATCTTAGCGCCAAACAAACAAAAGAGCATTCGTCACACATTTACATCATAAAAAGCAAGTAA
- the mnmG gene encoding tRNA uridine-5-carboxymethylaminomethyl(34) synthesis enzyme MnmG, translated as MFLEKYDTIVVGAGHAGCEAAAASANLGCSTLLVTMSLQNIAQMSCNPAMGGIAKGQIVREIDALGGYSGIVSDNTAVQFKMLNKSKGPAMWSPRVQSDRMRFAEEWRLRLERTPNLDFYQEMVKGLLIKNNKIEGIVTSLGIEIKAKTVVLTNGTFLNGLIHIGDKQFGGGRAGESAAFGITDDLVKVGFEAGRMKTGTPPRVDGRSLDYSKMREEPGDEVPNKFSYSDETKPLTHQMLCHMTYTSNEVHNILREGFDRSPMFNGRIKSIGPRYCPSIEDKINRFADKERHQLFVEPEGWNTVEVYVNGFSTSLPEDIQFKALRSVEGFEKVKFFRPGYAIEYDYFPPTQLKHTLETKLVEGLYFAGQINGTTGYEEAASQGMMAGINAALKVKEQEPMILRRDEAYIGVLIDDLITKGTEEPYRMFTSRAEYRTLLRQDNADFRLTPKSYEIGLASEKRLRRMEHKFNESEKMVNFFKETSVTPEEANPILEAKESSAMVQSDKMFKVFSRPQIELNDFLKFDKVKDYVAENDLDKEIIEQAEIQVKYSGYIEKERNNAEKLIRLEDIKIPENFDYHKIKSMSIEAKQKLSNIRPVTISQASRISGVSPADISVLLIYMGR; from the coding sequence ATGTTTTTAGAAAAATACGATACAATAGTAGTAGGCGCAGGACACGCGGGTTGTGAAGCTGCAGCAGCATCAGCTAATTTGGGCTGTAGTACATTGTTGGTTACAATGAGCCTGCAGAATATAGCGCAAATGTCATGTAATCCTGCTATGGGTGGAATTGCCAAAGGACAAATTGTACGGGAGATTGATGCGCTTGGCGGTTATTCCGGAATTGTTTCAGACAATACAGCGGTGCAGTTTAAGATGTTGAACAAATCAAAAGGACCGGCAATGTGGTCGCCAAGAGTACAGTCAGACCGAATGCGTTTTGCTGAAGAATGGAGATTGCGATTGGAACGAACACCAAATCTCGACTTTTATCAGGAAATGGTCAAAGGTCTTTTGATTAAGAATAACAAGATTGAAGGAATTGTAACGTCACTCGGAATTGAAATCAAAGCCAAAACAGTTGTGCTTACAAACGGAACTTTTCTTAACGGATTAATCCATATAGGTGACAAACAATTTGGTGGAGGAAGAGCTGGTGAAAGTGCTGCTTTTGGAATTACGGATGACTTAGTCAAAGTTGGTTTTGAAGCAGGAAGAATGAAAACAGGAACACCACCAAGAGTTGATGGTCGCTCTTTAGATTATTCTAAAATGAGAGAAGAACCCGGAGATGAGGTTCCGAATAAATTTTCTTATTCAGATGAAACAAAACCTTTGACACATCAAATGCTTTGTCACATGACCTATACTTCAAATGAAGTGCATAATATTCTTCGTGAAGGTTTTGATCGTTCGCCAATGTTTAATGGTAGAATTAAAAGTATCGGACCAAGATATTGTCCGTCTATTGAAGATAAGATTAATCGTTTCGCGGATAAAGAAAGACACCAATTATTTGTCGAACCGGAAGGTTGGAACACAGTCGAAGTTTATGTAAATGGTTTTTCAACTTCGTTACCGGAAGACATTCAATTCAAAGCATTGCGTTCGGTTGAAGGATTTGAAAAGGTTAAGTTTTTCCGTCCGGGTTATGCCATAGAATATGATTATTTCCCACCAACGCAATTAAAGCATACGCTTGAAACGAAGCTTGTAGAAGGTTTGTATTTTGCAGGACAAATTAACGGAACTACAGGATATGAAGAAGCTGCATCTCAAGGGATGATGGCCGGAATTAATGCAGCTTTAAAAGTAAAAGAACAAGAACCAATGATTTTGCGTCGTGATGAAGCTTATATCGGAGTTTTGATAGATGATTTGATTACCAAAGGAACGGAAGAACCATACAGAATGTTTACTTCACGTGCTGAATACAGAACTTTATTACGTCAGGATAATGCCGATTTTAGACTAACGCCAAAGTCATATGAAATTGGTTTGGCGTCTGAAAAAAGATTGCGCAGGATGGAGCATAAGTTTAACGAAAGTGAAAAAATGGTAAATTTTTTCAAAGAAACAAGCGTTACACCTGAAGAAGCAAATCCAATTCTGGAAGCAAAAGAAAGTTCGGCAATGGTTCAGTCAGACAAAATGTTTAAAGTGTTTTCACGTCCGCAAATTGAATTGAATGATTTCCTGAAGTTTGATAAAGTTAAAGATTATGTTGCCGAAAATGATTTAGATAAAGAGATTATCGAACAGGCAGAAATCCAGGTTAAATATTCAGGTTATATTGAAAAGGAAAGAAACAATGCGGAGAAACTAATCCGATTAGAAGATATTAAAATTCCGGAAAATTTCGATTATCACAAAATCAAATCAATGTCAATAGAAGCAAAGCAAAAGTTGAGCAACATTCGTCCTGTAACCATTTCACAAGCGTCAAGAATCAGCGGAGTTTCTCCGGCAGACATTTCTGTTTTATTAATTTACATGGGCAGATAG
- the ybeY gene encoding rRNA maturation RNase YbeY, which yields MISFNYELDFKLEDETLYSDWLSKVIGSEMKSEGEINYIFCDDDYLVEINQQYLDHDTLTDIISFDYSIGNELHGDIFISIERVRENAIDFRVDFEEELKRVLVHGVLHYCGYKDKSEDDEKLMRQKEEEKMKMFHVKHN from the coding sequence ATGATTAGTTTTAATTACGAGTTAGATTTCAAACTAGAAGACGAAACGCTTTATTCGGACTGGCTTTCCAAAGTCATTGGCTCTGAAATGAAGAGCGAAGGAGAGATTAATTATATCTTCTGCGACGACGACTATTTAGTAGAAATTAACCAGCAGTATTTAGACCACGACACCTTAACAGACATTATCAGCTTTGATTATTCTATAGGAAACGAACTACATGGGGATATTTTTATTTCTATAGAAAGGGTTCGCGAAAATGCCATAGATTTCAGAGTTGATTTTGAAGAAGAACTAAAACGGGTTTTAGTACACGGCGTTTTACATTACTGTGGCTACAAAGACAAAAGCGAGGATGACGAAAAACTTATGCGTCAAAAAGAGGAAGAAAAAATGAAGATGTTCCACGTGAAACACAACTAA